From Gammaproteobacteria bacterium:
AACGCATGACCGAGCGAGATCTGTCCCGCGTAGCCGGTCACGAGATTGAGTCCGATTGCACCGATCGACGCGACGAAGGTGGTCGCCAAAAGGATCAGCCACGTCCGGGAAAGGCCGAGGAACGGCAGGACGAGGATCGCACCCACACCCGCGGCAAGCGCAACCTTCTGTGTGGTGGTCGACAGGATCGCCCCGTCGGAGCGATAGGAGCTGTAGAGGTTCGGTCGTCCCCTCATACCCGCTCCACCTCCTCGGTACCGAACAACCCGTACGGTTTGATCAGCAGCACGACGAGCATCACGAGATACGGGACCACCTGGCTGAAGTTGCTTCCCAACCACGGGAGGTACTGGGCTTGGTAGGTGGCGCTGTACCCCTCGGCCAGCCCAATGATGAGTGCCCCGATAATGGCCCCGTGGACCGAGTCGAGACCTCCGACAACGATCGCGGGGAGCGCCTTCAGGGCAACGACCCAGTTGTTCTGACTCAGTCCGGCAGGCCCCGAAGCGGCGAACATGCCGGCGAGCGCGGCGAGCGCACCTCCGAGTATCCAGGCCAACGCGAAGATCTGATGCACGTTGATTCCCTGGGCAAGAGCCACCTCTTGATCTGCGGCCGTCGCACGCATGGCCAGGCCAACCCTCGAATACTTAAAGAAGGCGAGGAGCGCCACGGCGACGATCACGGCGGCGACGAACATGGCGATCACCCGAGTCTCGATCACCACGCCACCCATCCGTATGCTGTTGAAGCCCCACGGGTCGCCGACACCACGCAGGTTCACGCCGATGAGATCGTTGACCACGACGCGAATGGCGATATCGAGGCCGATGGTCAGAATCGCGAGTGAGAAGAGTGGTTTGCCGACGAGGGGTCGCAGCGCGACTCGCTCGATCACGGCTCCGAGCAACGCTGTGAGAAGAATCCCGACCGCCAGGGCAAGCCAGAAGTTGACGCCCACGGTGAGAGCGAAGTACGACACGAAGTACGCACCGAAGACCATCAGGGCGGGGTGAGCAAAGCTGAGCACCTGTGTGGACTTGAAGATGATGACGAACCCGAGCGCGAGCAGGGCATAGATCGAGGCGAGGGAAAGCCCGGCCACGGTTGCTTGCAGGAACTGGGTCACGCGTACATCTCCTCGATCAGGTCCTCGAACAGCCCCTCGACCACCTTGCGTTTGACCTTCAGCGTCGCGGTCAGCTCACCCTGATCGTGGTCGAGCTCTTTGGGGATCAGGCGGAACTTCTTGATCTGCTCTACCCGGGAGAAGTCGCGGTTCACGCGGTCGACTTCCCTCCGGATCAGCTCGATCACCTCAGGCTTCTCCGACAGGTCCCGATAGGTCGTAAACGTGATGCCCTTGCGCTGGGCCCAGTTGGCGACCGTGTCGAACTCGATGCCGACGAGGGCGCTGATGAACTTCCGCTTGTCGCCGATCACCATCGCCTCTTTGACATACGGCGAGACCTTGAGCTTGTTCTCGATCTCCGACGGAGAGATATTCTTGCCACCGGCAGTGATGATGATGTCTTTCTTGCGGTCGATGATCCGCATGTGGTCGCCGACCCACTCCCCGACGTCCCCGGTGTGGAGCCATCCGTCCTCCAATGAGGCTTTGGTCGCGTCGGGATTCTTGAAATAGCCCTGGAAGACTCCGCCGTGACGGATGAGGATCTCACCGTCGTCACCCAGTCTGAGTTCGACTCCATCGAGCGCCGTCCCGATCGTGCCGAGCTTCACATCGCCGAGAGGGTTGACAGTGCCCAATGCCGTCGTCTCGGTCATCCCCCACCCTTCGAAGATCGGTACACCGAGTGCCATGAAGAACTGCAGCAGCTCCGGCGCGATCGGTGCAGCTCCACTGATCGCCTGCCGGCACTTGCCCATCCCCAGTTTCTTGCGGAGAGCTCGAAACACGAACAGCCATCCCAGACCCTGCGTCAGCGTGCCGACGACCCCCCGGGAACCTTTCTCCATGACACGATCGACGTTGCGAAGCCCTGCCTTCATGAACACCCCGTACAGGGTCCGCTTGAGGAAGCTCGCGTCCGCAATCCTGATCTCGGCGGCTGCCTTCATCTTCTCCCAAATGCGCGGCGGTGCCGGGAAGTAAGTCGGCTGGACCTCTGCCAGGTCGTTCACGAGGGTCTCGATCGACTCGGCGAAGTTGACCGTCGCCTGCATCGCGAGCGCTCCGAGAATGTCGTAGAGCCGTCCGAACACATGGCACAGCGGCAGGTAGGAGAGAAACTCCGCGTTTTTCTCGGGCCGGTCTCCCGAGATGATCTGTCCCGCCTGCCCGGCAGTCCAGAGAAGATTCTCGTGCGACAGCATCGCCCCCTTGGGCGGTCCCGTTGTGCCCGACGTGTACACGATCGTTGCAGTGGCGTGCGAGTCGATGCTGTCAACCAGCTCATCGAAGAGCTCCGGCATCTCTTCTCGCTGCTTGCGCCCCAGCGCCAAGAAGTCCTCCCACGACAGAAGGATCGGATCGTCATATGTGCTCACGCCTCTCGGTTCGACATACACGATCCGTTCGAGGTTCGGCAGCCTGTCCCTCACTTCGAGCGCCTTATCCACCTGTTCCTGGTCCTCGGCGATCAGCACCTTGGCTTCCGAGTGGGCCAGCAGGTACTCGACCTCAGACGCGGGGTTCGTCGGATACAGGCCGACCGACACCGCCTGGATACCTTGTGCGGCAAGATCGGTGACGACCCACGCGATACGGTTCTCGGAGTGGATCGCGACCTTGTCACCGGACCGCACACCAAGCGCCCACAGCGCCATGCCGACCGTCGAAACGAGATCCCAGTAACCGGCATAGGTCGTCTCCTGCCAGATCCCGAGTTCCTTTTCCCGCAGGGCCACCTTGTCCGGTACGGCGACTGCAGCTTCGCGCAGCATCTCGGGGACACTGGCCGTCATGTGCCACTCCCGGTCAGATGCGCTTCGGTCGACTTCAGATCGCCTCGCTCGAATTCCTCACCGAGATACGCCCTGATCACCTCGGGATCGCGCTGAACCTCGGCCGGCGTTCCCTCGGCGATCTTCCTCCCAAAGTCGAGCACCATGATTCGGTCTGCGATATCCATCACGAGACCCATGTCATGCTCGACAAGGATCATCGCGATCCCCAACTCCTCCTTGATATCGAGGATGAACCGCGCCATATCTTCGGTCTCTTCGAGGTTCATCCCCGCGGCCGGTTCGTCGAGAAGCAGCAACGCGGGGTCCATCGCCAGCGCACGCCCGAGCTCCACCCGCTTCTGCACGCCGTAAGGAAGCATCCCGACGAGGCTCCTGCGGTGTGCTTCGATCTCGAGGAAGTCGATGATCTCTTCGGCGCGTTTGCGATGCAGCATCTCCTGACGTTGCGCCTTTCCAATCCACATCATCGCGGACAGAGTCCCATAGCGAACGTGGAGATGCCTTCCGAGCAGGATGTTCTCGAGAACCGTGAGGTTTTCGAACAGCTCGATGTTCTGGAACGTGCGGGCAATCCCGAGGTCAGCGATGCGGTGTGGTCGCAAGCCGATCAGTTCCGTGCCACGCAGTCGTATGGACCCCTGCTGCGGCCGGTACACGCCGTTGAGACAGTTGAAGATGGAAGTCTTGCCGGCCCCGTTCGGACCGATGATGGCGAACAACTCGCCGGCGTCGACGGAGAACCCGACACCGTCCAGCGCCTTGATCCCGGCGAAACTGAGCTGCAGGTCCGTAGCTTCGAGAAGTCGCTCGGTCATGACAGCCACCGCTTCCTCCGCTTGTAATGCTTGACGTCGCGAAACGACTTATGCTCTCCTCCTGAGCCGTGAAGCCCCAGGTAGAACTCCTGGACGTCCTGGTCTTGCATCAACTCCGACGCGGGCTTGTCCATCACGATCTTCCCCGTCTCCATGATGTAGCCGTGGTCCGCGATCGCCAATGCCATCGCCGCGTTCTGCTCCACGAGCAGGATCCCCGTCCCCTGGCGGTTGATCTCGACGATGAGGTCCCGGACCTGCTGCACGAGGAGCGGAGCCAGGCCGAGGCTCGGTTCGTCGAGCAGGAGGTACTTCGGATCGGAGATCAAAGCCCTTCCCATCGCCAACATCTGCTGCTCTCCACCGGAGAGGTACCCTGCGACGAGTTTGCGCCGCTCCTTGAGCAGTGGGAACAGGGCGAAGACGCGATCCATGCGCTCTTCGAGCTTGCCCCGCGACGTATGCCCTCCGACACGCAAGTTCTCTTCGACCGTGAACTCGGCAAAGATCCGACGACCCTCCATCACCTGGGTCACACCTCTGCGCACGATGCTCGGAGCCTCCGCCCGATGAATCGGATCACCGTCGACCGTAATCTCGCCCTTCGTGATGTCGCCGTCATACACATCGAGCAGCCCGGAAATGGCTCGCAGCACGGTTGTCTTGCCTGCGCCGTTCGCCCCCAGAAGCGCAACGATCTTGCCTTCGGGAACGGTGAACGAGATCCCACGCACGACCAGGATCACGTCGTGGTAGACAACCTCCAAGTTGGCGACCTCAAGCAACCTTATTCCTTCCTTCCCACCGAGGATGCGACGACGATAGCAACCACCTTGGAGCCATGTCGGGGAAACTTCCCTGTCTCGCTTTCCGTTGTCGCCCAGCAGCACACAGCCGGGAGGCGGTCAAGCGTCACCCATGCCGGATGGGAGCTTTCCCGCCCGGGAGTCTACCGAGCAATACGGGTGCGTCGATCAGTGACCGGGCGCTCCAAACGCGAGGCCGCAGGCTCCATGCCGACCGGTGCGGCGCCGGCGAATTCGAGAACGTAGCCGGTGGTGCGTTCATTGGTCTCCCCAGCGAGCGAAGCGAGCGTTGGAGAGAGAGTACCGCAGTGGCCTTGGCTGCTGCGGCAGGGGGGAACGCGTGCCATGCATCGCTCGGCGGGCTCCTAAACTGCCGTCCGTGCCGTCCGTGCCCATCGCCGTGCTGATCTCAGGTAGCGGATCGAACCTGCAGAAACTCCTCGAAGACCAGCACACCAGCGCATACCGCGTTGCAGTTGTCATCGCAGACCGAAAGGCGCAAGGGCTCCGATGGGCCGATGAGCATGACGTCCCAACGGTGCTGCTGCCTTGGAACGACTACCCGAATCGGCAGTCGTTCACGACTGCGGTATGCGACGCCATCGACGAGTACGACTGTGAGTGGGTGGTTCTCGCCGGGTTCATGCGGGTCCTGGCGCCGATTGCCATCAGCCGCTTCCCAAACCGCATCGTCAACATCCACCCCTCCCTGCTCCCAGCGTTTCCCGGCGCCCATGCAGTAGAGACAGCACTCGCGGCGGGAGTCGACACGACCGGCGTGACCGTCCATTTCGTCGTCGAGGATGTCGACGCCGGTCCGATCATCGCCCAGCGCACGGTGCCGGTCCTGCCCGGAGACGACGTGGCGAGTCTCCACGCGAGAATCCAGATCCAGCACGAGCTCTATCCGGCAGTCGTTGACGCGCTGGCTGCCGGCCGTATCAGTGTCAATAACAACGAGGTGGCTTGGTCATGACCGAACGTATTCCCATCCGCAGAGCCCTGATCTCGGTCTCGGACAAGACGGGTCTCGACCGGCTGGGTCCCGCCCTCGCCGATGCGGGGGTGCAGGTCGTCGCCTCCGGAGGCACCCGCAAAGCGCTGATCGAACTCGGCGTTGCCGCCATTGCGGTTTCTGAGTTGACCGGATCGCCGGAGATGCTCGATGGACGAGTCAAGACGCTGCATCCGAAGATCCACGGCGCGCTGCTCGCGGACACGGACAACCCCGACCATGTGCGCGACCTCGAAGCCGGCGGCATCATGCCGATCGATCTGCTCGTC
This genomic window contains:
- a CDS encoding AMP-binding protein yields the protein MTASVPEMLREAAVAVPDKVALREKELGIWQETTYAGYWDLVSTVGMALWALGVRSGDKVAIHSENRIAWVVTDLAAQGIQAVSVGLYPTNPASEVEYLLAHSEAKVLIAEDQEQVDKALEVRDRLPNLERIVYVEPRGVSTYDDPILLSWEDFLALGRKQREEMPELFDELVDSIDSHATATIVYTSGTTGPPKGAMLSHENLLWTAGQAGQIISGDRPEKNAEFLSYLPLCHVFGRLYDILGALAMQATVNFAESIETLVNDLAEVQPTYFPAPPRIWEKMKAAAEIRIADASFLKRTLYGVFMKAGLRNVDRVMEKGSRGVVGTLTQGLGWLFVFRALRKKLGMGKCRQAISGAAPIAPELLQFFMALGVPIFEGWGMTETTALGTVNPLGDVKLGTIGTALDGVELRLGDDGEILIRHGGVFQGYFKNPDATKASLEDGWLHTGDVGEWVGDHMRIIDRKKDIIITAGGKNISPSEIENKLKVSPYVKEAMVIGDKRKFISALVGIEFDTVANWAQRKGITFTTYRDLSEKPEVIELIRREVDRVNRDFSRVEQIKKFRLIPKELDHDQGELTATLKVKRKVVEGLFEDLIEEMYA
- a CDS encoding ATP-binding cassette domain-containing protein, with the protein product MTERLLEATDLQLSFAGIKALDGVGFSVDAGELFAIIGPNGAGKTSIFNCLNGVYRPQQGSIRLRGTELIGLRPHRIADLGIARTFQNIELFENLTVLENILLGRHLHVRYGTLSAMMWIGKAQRQEMLHRKRAEEIIDFLEIEAHRRSLVGMLPYGVQKRVELGRALAMDPALLLLDEPAAGMNLEETEDMARFILDIKEELGIAMILVEHDMGLVMDIADRIMVLDFGRKIAEGTPAEVQRDPEVIRAYLGEEFERGDLKSTEAHLTGSGT
- a CDS encoding branched-chain amino acid ABC transporter permease — its product is MTQFLQATVAGLSLASIYALLALGFVIIFKSTQVLSFAHPALMVFGAYFVSYFALTVGVNFWLALAVGILLTALLGAVIERVALRPLVGKPLFSLAILTIGLDIAIRVVVNDLIGVNLRGVGDPWGFNSIRMGGVVIETRVIAMFVAAVIVAVALLAFFKYSRVGLAMRATAADQEVALAQGINVHQIFALAWILGGALAALAGMFAASGPAGLSQNNWVVALKALPAIVVGGLDSVHGAIIGALIIGLAEGYSATYQAQYLPWLGSNFSQVVPYLVMLVVLLIKPYGLFGTEEVERV
- a CDS encoding ATP-binding cassette domain-containing protein encodes the protein MLEVANLEVVYHDVILVVRGISFTVPEGKIVALLGANGAGKTTVLRAISGLLDVYDGDITKGEITVDGDPIHRAEAPSIVRRGVTQVMEGRRIFAEFTVEENLRVGGHTSRGKLEERMDRVFALFPLLKERRKLVAGYLSGGEQQMLAMGRALISDPKYLLLDEPSLGLAPLLVQQVRDLIVEINRQGTGILLVEQNAAMALAIADHGYIMETGKIVMDKPASELMQDQDVQEFYLGLHGSGGEHKSFRDVKHYKRRKRWLS
- a CDS encoding phosphoribosylglycinamide formyltransferase gives rise to the protein MPSVPIAVLISGSGSNLQKLLEDQHTSAYRVAVVIADRKAQGLRWADEHDVPTVLLPWNDYPNRQSFTTAVCDAIDEYDCEWVVLAGFMRVLAPIAISRFPNRIVNIHPSLLPAFPGAHAVETALAAGVDTTGVTVHFVVEDVDAGPIIAQRTVPVLPGDDVASLHARIQIQHELYPAVVDALAAGRISVNNNEVAWS